In Acidisarcina polymorpha, the DNA window AACAAAATCGAGCAGTCGATGGCGGAGAGTGAGGAGGGAAGGCCGCTGATCAAGGAGAACATCCATCAGTCCAGCACGCGCCCGACACAGAGCGGGGCACGCGTGTCACAGGGGCTGGCGGGTGTGCGGAAAGCAGCAAGGGAACACAAGGAGAGGAAGTTCACCACTCTGCTTCACCACGTCACAGTCGATCTGCTAAGGGACAGCTTCGGTTCTCTGAAGCGCAAGGCTGCACCCGGCGTGGATGGGATGACGTGGCAGGAGTATGAAGCTGGGCTGGAGGGTCGGCTTGCCGATCTGCACAGCCGGGTGCATCGCGGCGCGTATCGGGCGCTTCCATCGAGAAGGGTTTACATCGAGAAAGGCGACGGACGGAAACGTCCGCTCGGGATCGCGGCAGTGGAGGACAAGATCGTCCAGCACGCAGTGGTCACCATCCTCAACCAGATTTATGAGGAGGACTTCCTCGGCTTCTCGTACGGTTTTCGTCCGGGACGCAGCCAGCATAAGGCGCTGGATGCGTTGTTTTATGCGCTCGTGAAGAGGAAGGTGAACTACGTACTTGATGCCGACATCCAGGGCTTCTTCGATAACCTCGACAAAGCGTGGATGATCAAGTTCGTCGAGCATCGCGTCGCCGACCGACGCATCCTGCGCCTGATCCAGAAATGGCTCAAGGCCGGGGTGATGGAGGACGGGAAATGGTCGGACACGGAGACAGGTACTCCGCAGGGGTCGGTGATCTCACCGCTCCTTGCCAACATCTATCTCCACTATGTGTTCGA includes these proteins:
- the ltrA gene encoding group II intron reverse transcriptase/maturase produces the protein MHENRETSEAPAGNSSRTAGKGSGRKARMNVPEESDSGVLPMNHSNKIEQSMAESEEGRPLIKENIHQSSTRPTQSGARVSQGLAGVRKAAREHKERKFTTLLHHVTVDLLRDSFGSLKRKAAPGVDGMTWQEYEAGLEGRLADLHSRVHRGAYRALPSRRVYIEKGDGRKRPLGIAAVEDKIVQHAVVTILNQIYEEDFLGFSYGFRPGRSQHKALDALFYALVKRKVNYVLDADIQGFFDNLDKAWMIKFVEHRVADRRILRLIQKWLKAGVMEDGKWSDTETGTPQGSVISPLLANIYLHYVFDLWVDVWRKKCARGEVIVLRYADDIVLGFQWGTDADRFRKSLEERLGKFRLELHPEKTRRIEFGRYAEQNRKRRGEGKPETFDFLGFTHISGKNGNGSYAVRRMTIRKRMRKKLQEIKQQLRMRMHDPVPETGAWLRSVVQGYFHYYAVPGNLDSLGLFRERVLRYWGQALKRRSQRHRYAWARRLKLAAQWLPTPRVMHPWPLDRFAATHPR